The Sphaerochaeta globosa str. Buddy region CTTTCCGACGCCGGAATGGATTTCTCAAAGGTATTTGCAGCAACCGCCATTGCATCTGCAATTGCCACTCTGATGATGGCCCTGTTGGCCAACCTGCCGTTCGCCCTCGCCCCCGGCATGGGTCTGAACGCTTTCCTTGCCTATACCGTTGTGTTGGGCATGGGATATACTTGGCAGTTTGCTCTTACCGCAGTATTCGTAGAAGGTATCATCTTCTTGATTCTCACTGCTGTAAACATCCGCGAAGCAATCGTCAACAGCATCCCGGCAAACCTCAAGCGAGCAATCGGTGTTGGTATCGGCCTGTTCATCGCCTTCATCGGCATGCAGAATGCAGGTATCATCGTTGACGGCGCCACACTGGTCAGCCTCAATGCCGATTGGTTCAAGGGAGCTCCCGGTCTTGCCATGATTGGCCTTCTGATCACCGGCGTTCTGCTTGCCTACAAAGTCAACGGCGCACTCTTGATCGGTATCGCCATCACCACCATTATTGGCATTCCTTTTGGAATCACCAAGTACGCCGGTGGTTCGTATATTCCTCCCACACCCTACTTCTTCCCCTTTGAATTTGCCAACATCATGAGCATTGACTTCATCGTCATCATGTTCACCTTCCTCTTTGTTGACATGTTCGACACCGTTGGGACTCTCATCGGCTGTGCAACAAAGGCGGACATGATCCAGAAAGACGGCTCGATCCCCAACTGCAAAGAAGCCCTGTTCGCTGACGCAGTCGGAACCACCGTTGGAGCAATCCTTGGTACCTCCACCGTTACTACCTTCGTCGAATCCTCCGCTGGTGTCGTCGAAGGTGGCCGCACCGGTCTTACCGCTCTTGTTGTAGCAATTCTGTTCGCACTCTCACTGTTCCTCGAACCGTTGTTCGGCTCGATCCCCAGTGCTGCTACCGCCCCTGCCCTGATCATCGTCGGTGTTATGATGATGAGCCCGGTCAAGGAAATTGAATGGAACGAAATGACCGAAGCAATTCCGGCCTTCCTTACCATCATTTTCATGATCGTTGCATACAGCATCGCCGATGGTATCATGTTCGGTATTGTCTCATTCGTGTTGCTCAAGCTGTTGACCAAGAAGAACAATGAAATCCCGAAGATGACTTGGGTTGTATTTGGTTTGTTCGTTCTCAAGATTATTCTCGGCGCTCTCTAAGAGCTTCTGCTCTGTTTTTACTGGACCTCCTTCCAAGGAGGTCCATACTTTTGCCTCTACCCTTCTCGAAATTTCTACGTTACAATACCAAGGCCAAGGAGCAATGCATGCGTACCAACTTAGTCCCCCTCGATACAAAGAAGACGTACCTAGTAACCGGTGCTGCCGGTTTTATCGGGTTTCATTTGACCCAGAGGCTGTTAAGCCAGGGGTGTAGCGTCATCGGGTTTGACAATCTGAACGACTATTACGAGGTGAGCCTTAAGGAAGAACGGCTGCGATTGCTCGCCTGTGACAACTTCTACTTCTATAAGGCTGACCTTGCCGACAAGAAAGCACTGGATGACATCTTTGAGCAGCACGCCATCGACTATGTCATCAACCTTGCCGCCCAGGCGGGAGTACGGTACAGCATCGATAATCCCTATGCATACCTGCAGTCGAACCTGGTTGGTTTTCTCAATATTCTGGAAGCTTGCCGGCACCATACGGTCAAGCATCTGGTCTATGCTTCTTCCTCTTCCGTCTATGGGCTGAACAGTAAAATCCCCTACTCCACCACTGACCAGGTCGACCATCCGGTAAGTCTGTATGCAGCAACGAAGAAATCGAATGAGCTGATGGCCCATGCCTATACCCACCTCTACCAGATTCCTTCAACCGGACTGCGCTTTTTTACCGTCTACGGTCCCTATGGCAGACCCGACATGGCCTACTTCTCCTTTGCCAAGCGCATTATGGAGGGCAAGGGCATCAAGGTGTACAACAACGGTGACATGTGGCGTGATTTTACCTATGTAGACGATATCATTGCCGCCATTGAACGAATCATTCCCAACCCACCCGAACCAAATGAAGCCAAGGATCGATACAAAATCTACAACATCGGCAACAACAAGCCGGTCAGGCTGAGCAGGTTCGTAGAAATCCTTGAAACCTGTTTAGGTAGGGAAGCAACAAAGGAATACCTGCCCATGCAAAGCGGCGATGTATACCAAACGTATGCCGATGTAACTGACTTGATGAAGGACTTTGACTTCAAGCCCGACACCCCGCTGGAAAATGGTCTGGCTTCTTTCGTCAGCTGGTTCAAGAGCTACTACCAGCTCTGATAGCCCAGCCCGACCGAAACAGCGAAGGCTGAACCAGAATAATGCGGCCGATATACAGCATAGGTCGGTGGTGCATCATAAATCACCCGTCCCCATAAGGGGCGCAAGTACTCCAAGCCTAGGGAGAACTGCAGGCCTTCATAGGAAGTCTGGATAAAACGCAGGCCGATACGAAGATGGTCAACCCTGCTCTCATAATTTAGGTACTCCAGGTAGGAAGCGTCATACCCGACACTCACCTCTGCCTCGGTGCCGTCCCCGAAAGGAACCAGAATTGCATTGCCTACTCCGTAGAACCAGCCCAGAGGAACGGAAGAAACATCTTTTTCCACTCCATCAGAGACCAAAGAAAGAGCTTTGGTAAAACCGCCGAAGAAGGTGAAAGCATATACATCATCTACGGTACTCTTGCTGGTAAACAAAATCTCTGCCTCTTTGCCCTCATAGTCTGAACGCGACATACCAATGAGGGTTGTCCCGCTCTTGTTTCGATAGAGCGCCTCCATACTGAGGCCGCTTCCTGCCCAAGCCGAGACAAGGACTATACTGAGATACAGAAGGATCAGTACAATTCTCTTCATAATTAGCTATATACTACGAGAGGGAGTAGGACACAAGAGTCTGACTCTGCTAGACTATGCATATGTACGATGTAATCATCATTGGAGGCGGTGCTGCCGGCCTTTTTGCCAGTGCAAACCTCACAACAACCAATGCGCTTTTGCTCGACCACGCTCAAGAAGTGGGTAAAAAATTGCTGATCACCGGAGGGGGGATGTGCAATCTTACCAATACGCTCCCTGCTGAGGCATTTCTCTCACATTTCGGAAACAAGCAACAACGCAATTTCCTGTTGCCGGCATTACAGAACCTCCCCACGGATTCTGTATACGAATGGTTTGAACAACGTGGGCTTCGCTTGCTCGTCCGTGAGGACGGTAAAGTGTTTCCCCAGAGTCTTGATGCCCACGATGTGCGCGATTTTTTGGTCAGGCATTCCAAGGCACCTATCGTCACAGGAGTTCAGATTGCAGCCATCACCAAGCAGGACGCGGGCTTTCTGATCGAAACAACAAGCGCTACCTATGAAACAAAGAATATTATTTTGGCCACCGGGGGCATGAGTTATCCAAGAACCGGTAGTGATGGCAGTGGCTATGAACTGGCAAAAGCCTTGGGGCACAGCATCGTACCACCAAAGCCGGCTCTGGTCGCCGTCAGCATTGAAACCTACCCCTTCAAGCACCTGGCAGGAAACTCGGTACGTAATGCCTGGGTTTCTTTCTACCACAACACTGAGAGCACAGCCTATGACCAGAGGCAAAAAGACGTCCTGTTCACCCACGACGGGCTTTCAGGACCGGCAATTCTCTGCGCCTCGCGTTTGATTGCCAAGCAGGATCGTATCAAGCTTTCCCTGATCACGGCAGAGAATCACAGCGAGGCCGAACAAGCAGTCCTCAGGGCGTTGAATGCGCCCAAAAAACTTATAGCCAATGCACTGAAGGAAACAGGAATGGTTTCAAGCCTTGCACAAACATTGGTCGAAATGGCAGGCATTGATAAGGAAACCACTACCGCGACACTTGATAAGACAAGGCGAAAAGCACTGGTTCAATTGGCATCCGCCATGGAAATGACGGTATCCAGTACAAAGGGTTTCCAGTCAGCCATGGTCACCTCGGGAGGCGTGGACCTTGCACAAGTCAATCGAAAGACCATGGAGTCGAATCTCACAGAAGGTCTCTTCTTCTGTGGCGAAGTACTCGATTACGATGGAGAAAGCGGGGGCTTCAATATTCAGGCAGCTTTTTCTACTGCCTATCTTGCTGTCAAGCATCTACACAATTAGGAGGAAGCTATGCATTTTGTATGGGCAACAGTGACAGTGGCCGACATGGAAGAAAGTTTGGAATTCTATCAGAAGGTCGTGGGACTTCCCCTTGTAAGGCGGGTCAAGAGCAATGAGTTCACCGAACTGGCCTTTCTGGGTACATCCGAGACCCAGATTGAGTTGGTTCACCGCTCGAATGCAGAACCGCAGCCTATGGGCAAAGGCATCAGCCTTGGGTTTGCCGTCGAGGATCTTGAGGTGATGATACAGACCGTCAAGGACTTGGGTTTGGAACTCTATGAGGGACCGATCGCTCCCAATCCACACGTTCGCTTCTTCTATGTCCTTGATCCCAATGGCTTGAAAATTCAATTCGTCGAGAGGCGCTAACTATACTGCGAGCCGGGATTTCTCCCGGCTCGTAGTGTGTAAACGCTTAAAAGTACTAGCTTATTTGATTCTCTTGGCTGCAGAATCGAGCAGCTCGTCAAGTTTTGCAGAGGGGTTCTGGAACTTGGAGAGGAAAATCATGGAAGCAATGATGTACGGCTTGAAACTGGCTTCCTTGTAGAGGGGAACCAGATAGCGGTCGAACACAGAGGCCTCAACTTCGCCTTCCTTGCAGGAGACGCCGCTGATGTCGGCAGGAAGACAATGCATGTACAAAGCCTTGCCGTCCTTGGTGGTCTTCATCAAATCCTCGGTGCAGGTCCAATCCTTGAACTTGGCGTTGTTGGCAAGACAGCTCTTCTCAAGAGCCTTCAGAGCATCCTGGTCGCCATGCTCGACAATCTTGGTCCTCTCTTCCATAACGGCAAAGGGAGCCCAGCTCTTCGGGTAGACAATATCTGCATCCTTGAATGCCTCAGCCATGGAACCGACTCGCTTGTAGGAACCACCGCTCTTCTTTGCATTCTCTTTGGCAACTTCCTCAACATCAGCCATTACATTGTACCCTTCGGGGTGGGCAAGTACGACATCCATCCCAAAACGGGTGAACAATCCAATGATTCCCTGGGGAACGGAAAGCGGCTTACCGTAGGAGGGGCTGTATGCCCAAGTCATGGCAATCTTCTTGCCCTTCAGATTCTCGACTCCACCGAAATGATTGATGACATGCAGCATGTCAGCCATACTCTGGGTCGGATGATCGATATCGCATTGGAGGTTCACAAGGGTGGGTCTCTGCTCAAGAACGCCATCGTCGTAGCCATCCTGGACAGCCTCGGCAACCGTCTTCATGTAGGTGTGGCCCTTGCCAATGTACATGTCGTCGCGGATACCAATGACGTCGGCCATGAAGCTGACCATGTTGGCCGTCTCGCGGATGGTCTCACCATGGGCGATCTGGCTGGTCTTTTCGTCCAGGTCCTGTACTTCAAGACCCAGCAGGTTGCATGCGCTGGCAAAACTGAAACGTGTTCGGGTGGAGTTATCGCGGAATATTGAGATTCCAAGGCCACTATCAAACACTTTGGTGGAAATATTGTTCTCGCGCATGGCACGCAGAACTTCCGCTACCTGGAACACAGCTGCAATTTCGTCATCAGACTCCTTCCAGGTATGAAAAAAGTCATTGAGATACATGTTGTCGGTTTTGAGGGTCTTAAGCTCCTCAATCATCTGCTTAATAGTGGCTTTGTCCTTCATGTTGTGGAACCTCCATTGGTTTTGTTCATAGAAAAATCCAGACAATGGCACTATACCATGACGGTGTGCCGTTGTCTAGATTTAATGTTGCAGTTTGTTGCAAGAATCCCCTAGATTCTTCCCATCTCCTTCAGGATTTTCTCCGGTGTAAAGGGCCAATTTCGCATCCAGACACCTACTGCATCATGGATTGCGATGGCTATGGCGGGCGCTGCTCCGTTGGTGGCGATTTCACTGATGGATTTGGCTCCATAGGGGCCGGCCTCATCATTGATATCGATCAGGATCGCCTTGAAATCCTCGGGCTTCTCACTGATCATCGGAACACCGTAATCACCAAGCGTGGGATTGAGGCACACACCATTCTCATCCAAAATCATCTGTTCGTAGAGCGTATGACCGATGGACTTGAGAGCCGCACCATACATCTGGCAGAGTGCAAGTTCCGGGTTGATCGGGGTTCCCGCATCCTGCAAGGCGTAGAACTTCTGCACCTTGATTTGTCCTGTACGCACATTGACGGCGACCTGGGCAAAATGTGCTCCATAGGGAATGGAGTTGTGGTTTGTGGTGAAGGAAGCCTTTCCCATCACCTGACCACGCCCGGTACCGGTAAGTGCATCGTGGCTGAGTTTTGCATAGCTGAGCGTCTTGCCCGTCTTGGTGCTATACACCTCACCCGGAGCACGGACGACCAAATCCTCGGCGTTCTCCTGCATTTGGTAGGCAGCCTCATCGAGCAGGTTCTTCTTCAAATCCTGGGCAGCCTTGTATGATGCCCCACCACTGAAGTAGGTTCCACTGGACGCATAGGCACCGGTGTCGAATGTACAACTGTCTGTATCGCCACTGGTTACCGTCACCTTGTCCAGGGGTACGCAGAAAGCCTCGCTGATCATTTTGGCACTGATGGTATCCAATCCGGTTCCAAGGTCTGCACCACCGCTGAAAATCTGGAAGGTCCCGTCGGTCAGAAGCTTGGCCCATGCATTGGAGTGGTCGAGGCCGGGAAGTCCGCTTCCCTGCTGAATCATGGCAAAGCCTTTGCCGATCTTCCAGTCGGGATCGCTCGATTTCTCCTTCTTGCCCCACTGTATCATCCGAGCACCCCTCACCAACGCTTCATCAAGACCGCAGGAACCAACGGGAACAACCGTGCCCTCACGACCTTCACCCAAGCCCTTGAGGATTTCAAGCATGTACCCGGGTTCGACTTTGTTCTTCATGGCCATCTCGTAGTAGTCAACACCCAGTTGGTCGGCAAGCTCTGCCATGCACATCATCAGGGCATAGCTGCCCTTCGGGGCGCCGTAGCCCTGATAGGCACCGGTCGGAGCGATGTTGGTATAGTACGTAATGACATCGAACTTCATGTTGTCGACTTTCAACAGAGGAAGCGTCTTTGAACATGCATTCATCGGGACGGTGAGGCAATGGTTGCCGTAGGGTCCGGTATTTGCACGGACATCCATGTACACTGCAGTAATGGAGCCATCCTTCTTGCCGCCCATCTTCACCGTAACACGCATCGGGTGGCGGGTGGAGTTTGCAATGAACTCCTCCTCCCGGGTATTTCGGTAAAGAACCGGCTTGCCGGTGATCCATGTGGCATACCCAACCAAATCCTCAACCAAGATATCCTGCTTGCTGCCGTATCCGCCACCAACTCGTTCCTTGATGACACGGATCTTGTTCTCGGGAATCTGGCATACCCAGGCTACAATGCGCCGTACATGGTAAGGCACCTGGGTGGAGGCATGCATAACCAATCTGCCACCGTCAATTTTTGCATAGCAAATATGCGGTTCAAGCGGGGTACACTGAATCTGGCTGGTCTGATAGGTTCTTTCCACTACCACGTCAGCTTCCTTGAAACCCTTCTCGACATCACCGATATGCCCATGGGCGGCACTTGCGACGTTGTGATGGATATCCCCATGAAGCGGGAACTGATAGATTACCTTTCCATCCCTCGGGTCGGCTGTCTTGTTGTATTCGTCCAAGTCCTTGGGGGCCCCTGCGCGATACTCAACGATGCCGTTGTGGATCAAGGGGGCACCTTCAGCCATAGCCTGCTCAACCGTCAAGACAGGCTTGAGGACCTCGTACTCCACTTTGATTGCCGACCGTGCGGCACGGGCCTGCTCGTCGGTCTCTGCAACGATGGCGGCAACACGGTCGCCGACATGGCGGACCTTGCGGTTGAAGAGCCTTCGGTCGTGCGGACTGGGCTCAGGATTGCCCTGTCCTGCCTGCATATAGAAAACATCAGGACAATTCTCATGGGTGATGATGGCAATTACGCCTTCCATCTTCTCCGCTTCGCTGGTATCAATCGAGGTTATGTAGGCATGGGCATAGGGACTGCGCAGGACAACCATCGAGTAATATCCAGGAAGCACCCTGTCTTCCACGAAGCAGGGCTCACCACTGACTAGCTGCGGTCCATCCACTTTCCCCTTGGGCTTGCCGATATAGGTCAGCTCATCCCTGAAGGAAGGGGCGATTTCGCTTTTGTAGGAACCGGTCTGCATGCGCTCCACTGCCAGCTTGACAGCCAGATAGTAGTGTTCATAGCCGGTATCACGGATAAAAATGCCACTGAGCACCTCGTCGATCTGTGCCTTGGTGGGATTGCTCTGTCGTTCGAGCAGCCAAGTCAACAGCAAAGCGGCAGCCGGAGCATTATAGGCACTCTGCACCACTCCCGCATCAATAAGGGCCTGCTGAACGACGTTGAGGCTTCTGCTTGTTCCCAAGCCTTCTGCGGTGCGGATAGTCGCACCTTCTGCCTGCGATGCAAGCATGAGGTTGGCATACATCGGAATGTCGTTATAGATAATTGTGTCGCTTCCAGCAAAACCTTCTCGATCATCGCTGTCCCGCACGCTGGTGTACCCCAGACGTACAAGCACTGAACGCAAGTCTTCAGAAGCCTCGCAGGTTGTCGTATGGTTCTTGCCGTTTACCGTAAAGGCAATCTTGTTCATTTCGCGCCTCCTTTCAGGAAATCGGCAAAGAGCTGGCCGATGCCTTCGCTGGCGATATATCGTTTGTATTCTGCGCTGCCGACGCTGTCGTCGATGGCCTTCACTGCATGTTGCACAGCCAGCTGGACATCCGAGCGACTCGTCAACTCTCCGTTTTCGATGGCATTCTCCACATCACTGAGGCGTTGCACTCCACTTCCATGGACAGCGGCAAACACCCGTACATGGTCGATGACTTGCTCACTGTTGAGGGTTGCCCCGAATCCTACATGCACGGCACTGCGATTCTGCACACTGGTTGCATATCGCTTGGAGGCTACAAAGCGCACATCCTTGGAAAGACTTACAGCCAAAAGGAGCGTTCCGCTGAATTGCTGATGATACGTATGATATTCCCTGATGGGAATATTATCTTCGCTGTACGCCCCGCCTTCTGTGAGGTTTGCCGTAAGCAGGCGACAACGTGAGGCAAGCAAAGCAGCACACAAATAGGAGTGATCACTCATCAGTGAAAGATTGCCTCCGATGGTGGCCATATTCCTGCGGGTAAAGGACCCACAGGTCAAGGCAGCATCCTTCAGCCACTGGGGAACCAGATCCGATTCGATGAGTTGCTGAAACGTCACCATGCTGCCGATGCGAATGGTGGAACCTTCATCGGTGATGGTATTCAAATCCAGCTTCGCAAGGCTTATGGCAATCTTTGCCTCTACGCCTGAATTGAGCCGGTTGATCTCCGTCCCTCCGGCATACCATACGCTTTTGGCTTTGTTGCGCTTCAGTCTAAGGGCATCTTCTGTATCCGTTGCAATGAGAAATTCTTGAATCATACGACTTCTCCTCTACCAGCTTGTTCCATCATCCGCTTGCTGATCGCATTCGCTTTCTGTGCAAGCTCCTGTTCGTCATACCCGACCAATTGGCCATGGTCGACTACCACTTTTCCATTGATGATTGTGTAATCTGTATTATGGTTGGTTCCGCAGAACAGCAGACTGGCCACAGGATCGCTCTGGCTTCCTGCATACGGAAGTGTGGACACATCAAAAATTGCCAAGTCGGCAGCCCATCCTTTCTCCAGTCTTCCGACCTTTCCAAAGTTAAGCAACTTGGCACCGTTCTCGCTTGCCATGCTGAAAGCCTGGCTGGCAGTCAGCGCATCAGAGCCATAGCGGACTCTCTGCAGCAGCATGGTCTGGCGAACTTCAGCAAGCATGTCGGAACTGTCGTTGCTTGCACTACCGTCGACGGCAACCGCAACATTGATGCCCATTTCCAACATCTCCTTGACCCGGCAAATGCCGCTGCCAAGTCGCATATTGGAAGAAGGACAGTGTGCGATATGAGTCTTGGTCTGCTGAAGGATTTTCAGCTCCTCATCATTGAAGTGAATACCGTGGGCATACCACACATCCTCTCCGATGAGACCGCACTCCTGCATCAAGGCAACCGGTCTCATGCCATACATCTGTTGGCAGAAGTCCGCTTCATCATAGGTTTCACAGAGGTGGGTATGCAGGCGCACACCATATTGACGTGCCAGCGTGGCAGTGTCTTTCATCAGACTCTTGGTGACACTGAAGGGGCTGCAGGGAGCCAGGGCAATTTTATGCATGGCATCAGGTGCACCATCGTGATAGGTCTTGATGCAACGTTCACTGTCACGCAAAATCTCGTCTTCAGTCTGCACAACACTATCGGGAGGAAGCCCGCCATCTTTCTTGCTCAGGCTCATCGAACCACGGGTGGGGCTGAAACGCATGCCCAGCGTATCGGCAGCTTCAAACTGCAGACCCATCAAGTCACCCTTGAAGGAGCGGGGATATAAATAATGATGATCGGTGGTAAGGGTGCATCCCGTTTTCATCAGCTCGGCCATAGCCAAGAGGGATGAGTGATACACTGCATCCTCATCGACGTATTTCCAAACCTCATAGAGGAACTTCAACCAATCGAAAAGTTTTGCATTCTGAACTGCAGGATGATTGCGGGTAAGTGTTTGGTAAAAATGATGATGGGTGTTCACCAAGCCGGGAATTACCACATGCTTGGAACAATCGATCGTACGCACTTTTCCTGTAGCTTGCAGATTCCCGTTGGGGGCAATCGCCTCTACTTTATTCCCTACGATCAAAAGGTCGGCACCATGATACTGTGGTCCGTCGAACGTGGGTTGGAGGCAATAGATATTTTTCAATAGAAGCGAGGAACTCATGCCTTCGAATCTCCTTTGATGAGCAAGGATCGGCTTTTTCCAATGCTTTGGGAAACGATGGACAGCCGGTCTTGCTGTAACTCGGCTTCGGCATGCGGGCTGTTCCGCAAGGAAGGTGTGGAGAGTAAGGGGTCCCTTCCACTACCTTGGTTCAATCGATGGCACCTCTCGGACAGAGCCCCTTCTGTATCCTAAAGGCGGGGTAATCCTCCATTGCGTATTTTATAATACAACGGAAGAACCCAAGCTTCAAACAGCCACAAGGCAGATGCCCTGTGGCTGAAGTATACCATAACACGCTTACCGATAATACCGGTGTGCTTACTTCTTCTCCAGCGAGTAGGGAAGCATGGCATAGAACGCTGCACAAATCTCCAAATCATCAACTCGGTTGATTTCATTCGGAGCGTGGGCCTGCGATTCATCGCCAGGGCCGAAACCGATGGCAGGGATCTTATGGCGGCCGGTGGTTGCAACCAAGTTGGTTGAGAAAGTCCACTTATCCACCACTGGCTTCTTGCCGAATAAGGCTTCATGACCGGCAACACCAGCTTTCACCAACTGATGATCGGCATCAATCTTCCAAGTCGGGAAGTAGAGCTCTTGGGAGTACTCCTTCTTGGTCCAGCCGATTTTCTCATAGTTGGGCATCTCTACCACAAACGAGGAAGGATCGTCGCCGGTTGCCTTGCTGATGTAATCGCGAACCTGGCTTATGGCCAACTCTGCATCCTCGCCCCAGGTCAAACGGCGGTCGAGATACAGCATGGCATAGTCTGCGACTGCGCACTGGCTGGGTCCCTTGACATCCATCTGGCTGACAGTGATGGTTCCCTTACCGAGGAATTTCTCAGCATCGGGTTGCAGATCCTTGTTCAGTTGTTCTATTGCCAAGGCTGCCTTTGCTGCCTTGTAAGCTGCGCTGACACCGCGTTCGGGAGCGCTGCCATGGCAGGAAATACCCTTGAGAATTACCCGGATCTCCATACGGCCGCGATGGCCACGATACAGTCTGCAGCTGGTGGGTTCGGTGGAAACTACCAAATCGGGGCGGAACTTCTCTTCCTCGATCAGATACTTCCAGCACATGCCGTCGCAATCCTCTTCCATGACGGTGAAGGTAAAATACACTGTATACTCACCACCGTAGCCGAGTTCCTTGAGAATACGTCCGGCTGTGATCATGGAAGCAGCACCACCCTTCTGGTCGCTAGATCCACGGCCCCACACCTTTCCGTCCTTGATCTCACCGCTGAACGGATCGAAATTCCAGTTCTTCAGGTTGCCGACTTCAACGGTGTCGATATGAGCATCAAAGGCGAGTTTCTTCGGACCATTACCCACGCGTCCGATAACTGAACCCAGACCATCAATACGCACTTCATCAAACCCGGCTTCTTCACACAGAGTAACGATAAGGCGGCAAACATCCTCTTCCTGTGAGCTATAGCTCTTAACCTGTACCATCTTCGAGAGATTGAGAGCCGTATAATCACGGTACTCGGCTGCCTTTGCCCTGATCTGTTCGTGAATTGTCATCTTCCATTTCCCCTTTGACCATAGGTCATATCATCATTCTCGCCCGCTCAGGGAGCGATTTTGTCTACTTTTTCCCATACGCGCTTGGCAACCTTGGCTGCCTCGGCGTAGATTCTCGGTACATCGAGGTGAGGAAATTGTCGATTTTCCATCACCAGCTTCCCATTCACCATAACACTCTCAACACAGTTGCTGCTCATTCCCCAGACAAAATGACTTGCAGCATTGCCCGCAACCAAGGGGGTGGGAGCATGGTAATCACAGATGGTCAGATCGGCCTTGTACCCGGATTCAACCTTTCCGAATTTTCCATCAAAATACTTTTCCACCAATCGGTTGCCGCGGTTCAGAGCTGCAACATAATCACTAGGCCACCAAGAGCCTCCCTGATCCTTATGCTTGAAGAAAGCAAGCTTGAGCTCCTCGAACATATTGCCGCCGCAGCCATCGGTACCGATGACCAGGTTCTTTACGTTCTGGATATGCTTGCAGTACCCCACATTGTTGTTCATGTTGCTGCGACCATTGTGGGCAAAGAAACAGTTGTGCTCATTGAGTTTCTGAATCTCTTTCTCATTGAGATGCAGCCCGTGTACCAACAGGGTGTTATCGGTCAACAGGTCGAACTTCTCCAGTCGGTCGATGATATCCAGATGGTACTTGTGATGGCTGAATACGACATCGTACTTGTCTTCCGCAACATGCAGATGCATACCGGACTTTGACTCGCGCATGGCTTGAGCCATCATCTTCAATCCCTCATCGGGGATGGTGAAGGGTGCATGACCGCCGATCATGCCGCGGACCAAAGGTCTGCTTTTTGCCGACATGGCGAAGCGCAGGTTCTCTGCAACGCCCGCCTCAACTTCATCCATGCCACCGTTTCGGTCCGTCACCTCATAACAGGTGGAACCGCGGACGCCTACTTCCTCCATGCCGTTGGCAATCGTATCGAGGCTGCCGCCGATATAATTGGGACTCGCATGGTGGTCGATGCAGGTAGTGGTTCCACTGGCGATTGCATCGATGGAACAAATCAGGGAGCTGTAATAACAAGCTTCCTCATCAAGTCCGCGATCAAGACGCCACCACCACTCCTTCAGCACCTGGATGAAATCCTCCTGGGGACCTGCTGAAATAAGCATGCCTCTGGAAAGCCCCGAATAGTAATGATGATGAGAACAGACATTGCCAGGGATGACGGTCTTGTTCCTTCCATCGATAACCTTATCAGCCTTCAGGCCTACAGAAGCATCCTTAGCCACCTTGGTGATGACATCATCGACGATGACGATGTCAACACCTTCGGTTACGGTAAAAGGGCTCTGGGTCTGCATGACTGTCGTATTGGTAATAACAGTAGTAGCCACAGCGTTCTCCTAAATTATGCTTCCACGTACCCGAGCAGGTAGCT contains the following coding sequences:
- a CDS encoding NCS2 family permease, translating into MEKFFKLKERKTTVKTEVMAGITTFLTMAYILAVNPGILSDAGMDFSKVFAATAIASAIATLMMALLANLPFALAPGMGLNAFLAYTVVLGMGYTWQFALTAVFVEGIIFLILTAVNIREAIVNSIPANLKRAIGVGIGLFIAFIGMQNAGIIVDGATLVSLNADWFKGAPGLAMIGLLITGVLLAYKVNGALLIGIAITTIIGIPFGITKYAGGSYIPPTPYFFPFEFANIMSIDFIVIMFTFLFVDMFDTVGTLIGCATKADMIQKDGSIPNCKEALFADAVGTTVGAILGTSTVTTFVESSAGVVEGGRTGLTALVVAILFALSLFLEPLFGSIPSAATAPALIIVGVMMMSPVKEIEWNEMTEAIPAFLTIIFMIVAYSIADGIMFGIVSFVLLKLLTKKNNEIPKMTWVVFGLFVLKIILGAL
- a CDS encoding NAD-dependent epimerase is translated as MRTNLVPLDTKKTYLVTGAAGFIGFHLTQRLLSQGCSVIGFDNLNDYYEVSLKEERLRLLACDNFYFYKADLADKKALDDIFEQHAIDYVINLAAQAGVRYSIDNPYAYLQSNLVGFLNILEACRHHTVKHLVYASSSSVYGLNSKIPYSTTDQVDHPVSLYAATKKSNELMAHAYTHLYQIPSTGLRFFTVYGPYGRPDMAYFSFAKRIMEGKGIKVYNNGDMWRDFTYVDDIIAAIERIIPNPPEPNEAKDRYKIYNIGNNKPVRLSRFVEILETCLGREATKEYLPMQSGDVYQTYADVTDLMKDFDFKPDTPLENGLASFVSWFKSYYQL
- a CDS encoding NAD(P)/FAD-dependent oxidoreductase; the encoded protein is MYDVIIIGGGAAGLFASANLTTTNALLLDHAQEVGKKLLITGGGMCNLTNTLPAEAFLSHFGNKQQRNFLLPALQNLPTDSVYEWFEQRGLRLLVREDGKVFPQSLDAHDVRDFLVRHSKAPIVTGVQIAAITKQDAGFLIETTSATYETKNIILATGGMSYPRTGSDGSGYELAKALGHSIVPPKPALVAVSIETYPFKHLAGNSVRNAWVSFYHNTESTAYDQRQKDVLFTHDGLSGPAILCASRLIAKQDRIKLSLITAENHSEAEQAVLRALNAPKKLIANALKETGMVSSLAQTLVEMAGIDKETTTATLDKTRRKALVQLASAMEMTVSSTKGFQSAMVTSGGVDLAQVNRKTMESNLTEGLFFCGEVLDYDGESGGFNIQAAFSTAYLAVKHLHN
- a CDS encoding VOC family protein produces the protein MHFVWATVTVADMEESLEFYQKVVGLPLVRRVKSNEFTELAFLGTSETQIELVHRSNAEPQPMGKGISLGFAVEDLEVMIQTVKDLGLELYEGPIAPNPHVRFFYVLDPNGLKIQFVERR
- the ygeW gene encoding knotted carbamoyltransferase YgeW encodes the protein MKDKATIKQMIEELKTLKTDNMYLNDFFHTWKESDDEIAAVFQVAEVLRAMRENNISTKVFDSGLGISIFRDNSTRTRFSFASACNLLGLEVQDLDEKTSQIAHGETIRETANMVSFMADVIGIRDDMYIGKGHTYMKTVAEAVQDGYDDGVLEQRPTLVNLQCDIDHPTQSMADMLHVINHFGGVENLKGKKIAMTWAYSPSYGKPLSVPQGIIGLFTRFGMDVVLAHPEGYNVMADVEEVAKENAKKSGGSYKRVGSMAEAFKDADIVYPKSWAPFAVMEERTKIVEHGDQDALKALEKSCLANNAKFKDWTCTEDLMKTTKDGKALYMHCLPADISGVSCKEGEVEASVFDRYLVPLYKEASFKPYIIASMIFLSKFQNPSAKLDELLDSAAKRIK